One genomic window of Candidatus Nitrospira inopinata includes the following:
- a CDS encoding PstS family phosphate ABC transporter substrate-binding protein, with product MTGSLTIVGSDTMKPLTRHWERKLKEFYPHIDIRIQGSGSEQGPPALLEKTAQIIAVSRPLTPAEILEFKKRHGYEPTEVPVATDALAIFVHRDNPITGLTFKELEAMFCKERRRQAEHPITKWGQLGLDGEWSQAEIWLHGRTSPSGTATFFREKVCLNGEFSPRVIEEPGSASIVVEVMRDRFAIGYSGIGYQTSTVRAVPLAERDGDAFVEATFQTAINGTYPLRRLLYLYVDKSPEKELAPIVAEFVKFATSHEGQEVVVKEGFFPLPTDVLNRLSAAWSQSMQAAEAAGLPYKRMNERSRP from the coding sequence ATGACCGGGAGTTTAACGATTGTCGGGTCCGACACGATGAAACCGTTGACCAGACATTGGGAACGCAAATTGAAGGAGTTTTATCCCCACATTGACATTCGGATACAAGGTTCGGGGTCCGAGCAGGGTCCGCCGGCCTTGCTGGAAAAGACCGCCCAGATTATCGCCGTCTCTCGGCCGCTCACGCCCGCCGAAATCTTGGAATTCAAGAAGCGACACGGTTACGAACCGACGGAAGTGCCCGTGGCCACCGATGCACTGGCGATTTTTGTTCATCGGGACAACCCCATTACCGGTCTGACGTTCAAAGAACTGGAGGCCATGTTCTGTAAAGAACGACGGCGGCAAGCGGAACATCCGATCACCAAATGGGGGCAACTCGGCTTGGACGGGGAATGGAGTCAGGCGGAGATCTGGCTTCATGGACGCACCTCGCCGTCAGGAACCGCCACCTTTTTCCGGGAGAAGGTCTGTCTGAACGGCGAGTTCAGTCCCAGAGTCATCGAAGAGCCGGGATCGGCGTCGATCGTCGTAGAAGTCATGAGAGACCGTTTCGCGATCGGATACAGCGGCATCGGCTACCAAACTTCAACCGTCCGCGCCGTTCCCCTGGCGGAACGGGACGGAGACGCTTTTGTCGAAGCGACCTTTCAGACGGCCATCAATGGAACCTATCCTCTCAGACGTCTTCTCTACTTGTACGTGGACAAATCTCCGGAAAAGGAACTCGCGCCCATCGTCGCAGAGTTCGTTAAATTCGCGACCAGCCACGAAGGTCAAGAGGTCGTGGTGAAGGAGGGATTTTTCCCGCTCCCGACGGATGTATTGAACCGACTCTCCGCCGCATGGTCTCAATCCATGCAAGCCGCCGAAGCCGCCGGGTTGCCGTACAAGCGCATGAACGAAAGGTCTCGCCCATGA
- a CDS encoding PstS family phosphate ABC transporter substrate-binding protein: MRRIQFAGCRIAVGFLVLLCLWTEPVGANQSSLIKVDGSSTVYPVTEAVAEEFQNAHRGKIRVTVGIAGSGGGFKKFCRGEIDIADASRPILKEEMALCQKNGIAYYELPVAFDALTVAVSPKNTWVDSMTVEELKKIWEPSAQGKVTRWNQVRPSWPDAQLVLFGAGSDSGTFDYFTDAIVGKPKSSRGDYTASEDDNVLVQGIERNVNSLGYVPYAYYAAQQKKLKAVAIVGKNGPVLPSVETVRDGSYQPLARPLFIYVSAEAAKRPEVRQFVEYYLTEGPKLIAEVRYVPLPDQAYGMARERFARGVVGTGFGGEPEVGLPVEEIMKRPPKQ; the protein is encoded by the coding sequence ATGCGCCGCATTCAGTTTGCAGGGTGCCGGATCGCCGTCGGCTTCTTAGTGCTTTTGTGCTTGTGGACCGAACCGGTCGGAGCGAATCAGTCCAGTTTAATCAAGGTCGATGGATCGAGCACGGTCTATCCTGTGACGGAGGCCGTGGCCGAGGAGTTTCAAAACGCTCATCGCGGCAAGATCCGAGTGACCGTGGGGATCGCGGGATCGGGTGGAGGATTCAAAAAGTTTTGTCGCGGCGAGATCGATATCGCCGATGCCTCACGGCCGATTTTGAAGGAGGAAATGGCGCTGTGCCAAAAAAACGGCATCGCGTATTATGAGTTGCCCGTGGCTTTCGACGCGTTGACGGTGGCGGTCAGCCCGAAAAACACGTGGGTGGATTCGATGACCGTCGAGGAATTGAAGAAGATCTGGGAGCCCTCCGCGCAAGGCAAAGTGACGCGATGGAATCAGGTCCGTCCCTCCTGGCCCGACGCCCAGCTTGTGCTCTTTGGCGCCGGATCCGATTCGGGCACCTTTGATTATTTTACCGACGCGATCGTCGGAAAGCCGAAATCCAGCCGGGGCGATTACACGGCGAGCGAAGACGATAACGTGTTGGTCCAAGGCATTGAACGCAATGTAAACTCGTTGGGGTACGTTCCCTATGCCTATTACGCGGCGCAACAGAAGAAACTCAAGGCCGTCGCGATCGTTGGAAAGAACGGACCCGTGTTGCCGAGCGTTGAGACCGTGAGGGACGGCAGTTACCAGCCGCTGGCGCGCCCTCTCTTTATCTACGTGAGCGCTGAAGCGGCGAAACGGCCGGAGGTGCGACAGTTCGTCGAGTACTATCTCACGGAGGGGCCGAAGCTCATCGCGGAAGTCCGCTACGTGCCGTTGCCGGATCAAGCCTATGGCATGGCCCGCGAGCGATTCGCAAGAGGCGTCGTCGGAACGGGGTTCGGGGGAGAGCCGGAAGTCGGATTGCCGGTCGAAGAGATCATGAAACGTCCTCCGAAACAATAA
- the pstC gene encoding phosphate ABC transporter permease subunit PstC yields the protein MPTVIMEEKEAILIGKSGGTEAPGRRRARRRREFVIEGGLLLAALVSVATTVTILAVLLFESLGFFEIVSLQDFLTDTLWTPLFDDPHYGILPLLAGTIVTSLVGLLVAIPVGTVSAIYLSEFASPRIREVIKPTLELLGAVPTVVYGYFALLVVTPALQLLWPDLPGFNMLGPGIVIGIMILPLVISLSEDAMRAVPMMLREGSYAMGATHLETAWRVVVPAATSGIVAAYVLGVSRAVGETMVVAIAAGQNPNLTWNPMEPAATITAYIVQVALGDLPHGSIGYRSIFAAGLVLAVMTFAFNILGHVMRKRFREVY from the coding sequence ATGCCTACTGTTATAATGGAGGAAAAAGAGGCGATTCTCATCGGCAAGTCGGGTGGAACGGAAGCGCCCGGCCGCCGCCGCGCACGACGGCGGCGGGAATTCGTCATCGAGGGCGGGCTGTTGCTCGCCGCTTTGGTATCGGTGGCGACCACCGTTACGATTCTGGCCGTCCTGTTGTTCGAGTCGCTCGGATTTTTTGAAATCGTCTCTCTCCAAGACTTCTTGACCGATACGCTGTGGACGCCCCTCTTCGATGATCCTCACTATGGGATTTTGCCCCTGTTGGCCGGCACCATCGTCACCAGCCTCGTCGGTCTGTTGGTGGCCATTCCGGTCGGAACCGTGTCGGCCATCTATCTGTCGGAGTTCGCCTCGCCTCGCATAAGGGAAGTCATCAAACCGACGCTGGAGCTGCTGGGCGCGGTGCCGACGGTGGTCTATGGGTACTTTGCCCTCCTCGTGGTGACGCCGGCTCTGCAACTGCTGTGGCCGGACCTTCCGGGCTTTAACATGTTGGGACCAGGGATCGTCATCGGCATCATGATTCTGCCGCTCGTGATTTCGTTGAGTGAGGACGCGATGCGGGCCGTCCCGATGATGCTGCGAGAGGGGTCCTATGCCATGGGGGCCACGCACTTGGAAACGGCGTGGCGGGTCGTCGTGCCGGCGGCCACGTCGGGCATTGTGGCGGCCTATGTGCTCGGCGTGTCGCGCGCGGTCGGCGAAACGATGGTGGTGGCGATTGCGGCCGGACAGAATCCGAATCTCACGTGGAACCCCATGGAGCCCGCCGCCACGATTACCGCGTACATTGTCCAGGTCGCCCTCGGTGACCTGCCGCATGGCAGCATCGGCTATCGGAGCATTTTCGCGGCCGGACTGGTGCTGGCCGTGATGACGTTCGCCTTTAACATTCTTGGGCACGTCATGCGAAAGCGGTTTCGGGAGGTTTATTAG
- the pstA gene encoding phosphate ABC transporter permease PstA has translation MIKRRKFSEALFKALGLSALVLAVGTLVLLFGALLVDGIGRLDWRFMTSFPSRHASQAGILPAVVGSTLVMLVTACVGIPIGVAAAIYLEEYARRTWLTELIEVTVTNLAGVPSIIFGLLALGLFVYMLGLGSSILTAGLTLALLILPVVIVTTREAIRAIPVQIREAAFALGATRWQTVADHVLPYSASGILTGIILALSRAIGETAPIVTVGALTFIAFLPPSPITDQPPYLSFEWLMSPFTVMPIQMFAWVSRPGEDFAANAAAAGLLLVGMTLAMNGLAIYVRYRMRKRVSW, from the coding sequence GTGATCAAGCGCCGGAAATTTTCAGAAGCCTTGTTCAAGGCGCTTGGGCTGAGCGCGCTGGTTCTGGCGGTCGGTACGCTGGTTCTGTTGTTTGGAGCGCTCCTCGTCGACGGCATCGGGCGGCTTGATTGGCGATTCATGACGTCGTTTCCCTCCCGCCATGCGTCGCAGGCCGGTATCCTCCCCGCCGTCGTCGGCTCGACCTTGGTGATGCTGGTCACAGCGTGCGTGGGGATTCCGATCGGAGTCGCCGCCGCCATTTATTTGGAAGAATACGCGAGGCGGACGTGGCTGACGGAATTGATCGAGGTGACCGTCACGAATTTGGCCGGCGTGCCGTCGATTATTTTCGGATTGCTCGCGCTGGGGCTGTTCGTTTATATGCTGGGTCTTGGGTCGAGCATTTTGACGGCGGGGTTGACCCTGGCCTTATTGATTCTTCCGGTGGTGATCGTGACGACACGGGAAGCCATACGCGCCATTCCGGTCCAAATACGCGAGGCCGCCTTTGCGTTGGGAGCCACCAGGTGGCAGACGGTTGCCGACCACGTTTTGCCCTACTCGGCTTCGGGGATCTTGACGGGCATCATTTTGGCCCTAAGCCGCGCCATCGGGGAGACGGCTCCGATCGTGACGGTCGGAGCCCTCACGTTCATCGCGTTTCTGCCTCCTTCACCGATCACCGATCAGCCGCCATACCTCTCGTTTGAATGGCTCATGTCCCCCTTCACCGTGATGCCGATCCAGATGTTCGCTTGGGTGTCCAGGCCAGGCGAGGATTTCGCCGCCAATGCGGCCGCCGCGGGCTTGTTGTTGGTGGGAATGACCCTCGCCATGAACGGACTGGCGATCTACGTGCGCTATCGGATGCGCAAGCGCGTGTCTTGGTAA
- the pstB gene encoding phosphate ABC transporter ATP-binding protein PstB produces the protein MARPVDGSHTDSAGRGDWPKPLKAETCELSFYYGTRLVLKRVSVPIAECNITALIGPSGCGKSTFLRCFNRMHDLYPGTRYEGTIVLYPDSRNILDREVDPIEVRMRLAMVFQKPNPFPKSVYENVAYGLRVRGVKDRRVIDEKVEQALRSAALWEEVKDRLSALGTSLSGGQQQRLCIARALATDPELLLLDEPTSALDPIATASIEELLQDLKRRVTILIVTHNMQQAARISDWTAFMYLGELVEFGPTKRLFTTPAKKQTEDYITGRFG, from the coding sequence ATGGCCCGACCCGTGGATGGCTCACACACCGACTCGGCCGGAAGAGGAGACTGGCCCAAACCGCTCAAGGCGGAAACGTGCGAGCTGAGTTTTTACTATGGAACTCGGCTGGTGCTGAAGCGGGTGTCGGTCCCGATCGCCGAGTGCAACATCACGGCGTTGATCGGCCCGTCCGGATGCGGCAAATCGACGTTTCTGCGATGTTTTAACCGCATGCACGATCTCTATCCCGGCACCCGCTACGAAGGAACCATCGTGCTCTATCCGGACAGCCGCAATATCCTGGACCGTGAAGTCGATCCGATTGAAGTGCGTATGCGATTGGCCATGGTCTTTCAGAAACCCAATCCCTTTCCCAAGTCCGTGTACGAGAACGTCGCCTACGGCCTACGAGTTCGAGGGGTGAAGGATCGGCGCGTGATCGACGAAAAGGTCGAGCAGGCCTTGCGAAGCGCGGCGTTGTGGGAAGAGGTCAAGGATCGATTGTCCGCTCTGGGGACGTCGTTGTCGGGGGGGCAGCAGCAGCGTCTCTGCATCGCCCGCGCGCTCGCGACCGATCCGGAACTGTTGCTGTTGGACGAGCCGACGTCGGCGCTCGACCCCATTGCGACGGCGAGTATCGAAGAGCTGTTGCAGGATTTGAAACGCCGCGTGACAATTCTGATCGTGACGCATAATATGCAACAGGCAGCGCGGATCTCCGACTGGACGGCGTTCATGTATCTTGGTGAACTCGTGGAATTCGGCCCCACCAAACGGCTGTTTACGACTCCCGCGAAGAAACAGACCGAAGACTACATCACGGGACGGTTTGGTTGA
- the phoU gene encoding phosphate signaling complex protein PhoU, translating into MTQRHFDEELAELKAKLVRMAGLAEDQIDKALEALVKRDSERASQVIERDHKVNALDVEIDEECISLLALHQPAARDLRLVTTAMKISTELERISDLAENICERTIELNQEPQLKPYIDIPRMGGIARMMVKESIDAFVKEDAALARKVLKDDDLVDDLMEQIFRELLSFMIENPHTISRAIRLSFVAKYLERIADHATNMAELVVYLVEGKIIRHTAPPVFP; encoded by the coding sequence ATGACGCAACGGCATTTTGACGAAGAACTCGCCGAACTGAAGGCCAAATTGGTGCGGATGGCCGGCTTGGCGGAAGATCAGATCGACAAAGCGCTCGAGGCGCTCGTGAAGCGCGACTCGGAACGGGCGAGTCAGGTGATCGAACGGGATCACAAGGTCAACGCCCTGGACGTGGAGATCGACGAGGAGTGCATCAGCCTGTTGGCGCTCCACCAGCCGGCCGCGCGGGACCTGCGGTTGGTGACGACGGCCATGAAAATCTCGACGGAGCTCGAACGGATCAGCGACCTCGCCGAAAATATCTGTGAGCGGACGATCGAACTGAACCAAGAACCCCAGTTGAAACCCTACATTGATATTCCGCGGATGGGCGGCATTGCCAGGATGATGGTGAAAGAAAGCATCGACGCCTTCGTCAAAGAAGACGCGGCGCTCGCGAGAAAAGTCCTCAAAGACGACGATTTGGTCGATGATCTGATGGAACAGATCTTCCGTGAGCTCCTGTCGTTCATGATCGAGAACCCCCATACCATTTCGCGCGCGATCCGGCTCAGTTTTGTGGCGAAGTATTTGGAGCGAATCGCCGATCACGCCACCAACATGGCCGAGTTGGTGGTCTATCTCGTCGAGGGGAAGATCATCCGC